TTAACCTTGGCATGCAGTTCGGGGCGCCGTTCCAGCAGCCGTTCATAGCTCTGCAGGGTTTCACGGATGCCCTTGGTGTAATCGGTGCGCCCCACCGCCACGATCAGCCGGCGGCCGGCCAATTCTTCGGTGATCTCGTCCTGAAGCGTCTGGTTTGCCTCGGTGTCAAGCACCTTGGCCACGAATTGGGGATTGGTGCCGACGGGGAAGGCATCGATCCCCACCCGGCGGCCGTTATGGCGGACAGCGGTCGGCACCTCGGGTTCCGACAGGGCAAGGCCGGCTGGCGACATGCCGTCTTCCACCCGCACGCTCTTGTCGACATGCACGTCGCGCAGCGCGCGCGCGACATCGGCGAAGTTCTTGGCATAGCGCGGGATATGGAACCCGACCAGATCGCAGGCCAGCAGGCTGTCGACGATCTCTTCGCGCCAGGGCAGGATGTTGAAGATATCCGGCGCCGGGAACGGCGTGTGGTGGAAGAAGGCGACCCGCAGATTGGGCTTGATCTTGCGCAGATAGCCCGGCACCAGCCACAGATTGTAGTCGTGCACCCAGACCAGGGCGTCGTCTTCGGCCTGTGCCGCGGCCGCTTCGGCAAACAGCCAGTTCACCTCGCGGAACGTGTTCCAGTCGGTGGTGTCATAGCGGAACAGCCAGGGGAAGGAATGCAGGATCGGCCACAGCGCCTCCTTCGAGGTGACGTGGTAGAACATCTTGACCTGATCGGCGGTCAGCGGCAGGCGTGAGACCGCATATCTGCCATAGCTGTCTTCGATCTGGATGACGCGTTCGAACTTGTCCTGGCGTTTGGGGCTGACCTGTTTCCAGGCCACCCAGGCGCCTTTGCCTTCAGGCACCCGACCGAAAAAGCTCTTCAGGGTCGGAACGATTCCGTTGGGGCTCTTGTTCTCACGATAGACAATCTTGTCGCCGACCACTTCCTCTTCGTAAGGCTGGCGGTGATAGACGATCACGAGTGACGATTTCTTGGCAGTCATCCCTGTCCCTTTCGATCTCGATGCGGTCTCGACCCGGCAGCGGGGCGCCCAGACGGTGCTGGAATGCCACCGCGGTTCAGGTGAGGCCGAAATGACGGATCGCCTCGGCGATACCGGCGGCACCGTGGCCGGTGCTGCGGTAGACCCAGGGCTTGTCGGTGAGCTGTTCGACCAGGGGCGGTTCGGAATTGCCGACGGCAACCCCTTTCAATCCGGTCTCGAACAGCGAAAGGTCATTGAGCGTGTCGCCGGCGACCAGAACCCGGTCGGCCGGCAGGTCCAGCGTGTCGATCAGCTTCAGCAGGGTCGGCCCCTTGGCCACGCCCTTCGGCAGAACGTCCAGAAAGGTACTGGCTGACAGCAGCCAGTCGAAGCCGGCATCCTCGATCTTGGCCAGCGTGCGGGGATCGAGCGTGTCGGGGTCGTACCAATAGCTGACCCGGCGCTCGAACGGCGTCGGCTGAAGCCGGATGCCGGGTTCGGCGGCCAGCATGTCCTTCACGCGCGGGCCGGCATTGTCCCACAGCGCGCCGATCGGTCCCTGGACCTCGTGCACGATCTGAAAGTCGCGCCCGGCCACCACCGTGGTGCCGACATCGCCGATCACGTAATCAGGGTGCGGCATGCCGGGCTCGGCGACCAGTTCGCGAATGAAGCCGATATCGCGGCCGCTGACGAAGATCAGCAGCGCATCGTTTCGCGCCGACAGCGCCTGATACAGATCGCGCCGCTCCTGATCCGAACCGCCAAGGAAGGTGCCGTCGAGGTCGGTTGCGAGTATGAGATTGTAACGGGTCATCATGCTTCCGTAATCGCGGTCAAAAGGTCGCCGGCATCGCTGTCACCGGTTCGGGCACCGGTTCGGTCATCGGCCCGGTTGCCGGCATGGGCGGGATTGCTGAGCGCAACCACCGGCTCCAAGGCGCGGCTTTCGGCGCGGATCGGCCGGGTGAGCAGGGCGGTCATCGCGGCGTCGATGTCGAGCCGGCCCTTGATGATGGCGTGCACCGCCTCGCAGATCGGCATCTCGACCCCCAGCCGCCGGGCGAGGGCCGTGACCGTCTCGGCGTTGACGGCGCCTTCGACCACCGCCGATTTGCCGGCCAGCGCTTCATCGGGCGTGGCACCGCGGCCCAGTGCCAGGCCGAAGGTGAAGTTGCGCGACTGCTCGCTGGAGCAGGTGAGGGTCAGGTCGCCGATGCCGGCCAGGCCGGTCACGGTTTCGCGCCGGCCGCCCAGTGCCTGGGCCAGACGTTTCAGTTCGGCCAGGCCGCGGGTGATGATTGCGGCGCGCGGATTGGAGCCGAGCCCTCGCCCGGCGGCGATGCCGCAGGCGATCGCCAGCACGTTCTTGACGGCACCCCCGACCTCGACCCCGGTCAGGTCGTCGGAGAGATACGGCCGGAAGTCGCGCGTGCTGAGGGTGACGGCGATGCGTGCCGCCAGCGACGATGCCAGTGCGGCCCCTGCCTCGTCGGCGTCGATCAGTTCGTCGTCGTCGGCATCGTCGGTGCGCTGGACGTCGGCCGAGGCGATGGTGACCGCGGTCGGCTGGCCTTGCGCCACTTCGGCCGCGAAGCTCGGGCCCGACAACACCGCCTGCGGCCGATCGGGCATCGTCTCGGCGATCACCTGGGTCATCATCAGCCCGGTGTCGCGTTCGATCCCTTTGCTGCAGATCACGACCGGCACGCCGGGCGCCAGATGGCGCTCCACATCCGATGCCACCGCGCGCAGGAACTGCGACGGCACCACCAGCAGCACCAGATCGGTGCCGTTCAGCGTTTCGGCAAGGTCATTTCCAACCCGGATCGCGGCCGGCATGTCGTGGTCTGGAAGAAAGGGATTGCGACCCCCGCTATTGATCGCGGCCACGGCATCCGCTTCGCGGATCCACAACCGTGTGGCACAGCCGGCGCGGTCGGCGACCATGGCCAATGCGCTGCCCCAGGCGCCGCCGCCGACCACCGTGACCGTGCGAAATGGCTTCAGCCGTGCGGTCGGGGTCTGCTGATCGTCGGGGAGGGGGGACGGGGAGGGGAGAGGTGACGGGGATGGTGCGGGATGCGCGCCGGGGCGCGGAGCGGCGGTGCTGCTGTTGGAACTGGCGGCGATGCCGTCGGTCGTCACGTGTGCGGTGCTCCCTTGCCGGTGAAGCCACGGGCTGCCGGAAGCCGGCCCGAGGCGGGACGCCGGATCTTGACAGATCCGAGGCGGGACGCCGGATCTTGACAGATCCGAGGCGGGACGCCGGATCTTGACAGATCCGAGGCGGGACGCCGGATCTTGACAGATCCGAGGCGGGACGCCGGATCATGACAGGCTGCCAGATCACGACGCGATGCCAGGACGTGCCTGGACATCATATGTGTTGCGGTGCAGCGAAAACCAAGGTCGGCAGGTCGTCAAAAACCCGGTTCCGCCGTCGCCGCACAGGCCGTGCGCGGATCGGTCTGCCATGGGAATGAATGATCCACGGCGTTCATGAATGTTCGACGACGCCCGATCCGCGCTATATGAACTTAGCACAGGGCGCGATTTTGCGCGACAGCGAAGGGGCAGCGAGAATGCAGTGGTGGCGCGGCGCGATTATCTATCAGATTTATCCGCGCAGCTTTCAGGACACGAATGGCGACGGCATCGGCGACCTGCCCGGGGTGACCCGACGGCTGAGCCATCTGGCTTCGCTCGGCGTGGACGCGCTGTGGATCTCGCCCTTCTTCAAGTCGCCAATGGTCGATTTTGGCTATGACATTGAGGATTACCGCGAGGTCGACCCGCTGTTCGGCACCATTGAGGATTTTGACGCCCTGCTGGCCGAAGCCCACCGTCTGGGGCTGAAGGTGGTGATCGATATGGTGCTGAGCCATACCTCTCAGCGGCACCGCTGGTTCCAGGAAAGCCGGCGCAGCCGCGAGAATGCCCGGGCGGACT
The Tistrella bauzanensis DNA segment above includes these coding regions:
- the ggpS gene encoding glucosylglycerol-phosphate synthase; its protein translation is MTAKKSSLVIVYHRQPYEEEVVGDKIVYRENKSPNGIVPTLKSFFGRVPEGKGAWVAWKQVSPKRQDKFERVIQIEDSYGRYAVSRLPLTADQVKMFYHVTSKEALWPILHSFPWLFRYDTTDWNTFREVNWLFAEAAAAQAEDDALVWVHDYNLWLVPGYLRKIKPNLRVAFFHHTPFPAPDIFNILPWREEIVDSLLACDLVGFHIPRYAKNFADVARALRDVHVDKSVRVEDGMSPAGLALSEPEVPTAVRHNGRRVGIDAFPVGTNPQFVAKVLDTEANQTLQDEITEELAGRRLIVAVGRTDYTKGIRETLQSYERLLERRPELHAKVKLMVVSVQAATGMRIYRDTQREVEALVGRINGRFSKLNWTPILLFSNAIPFEKLIAYYRRADVCVITPLRDGLNLVAKEYVAAKRGQEGALVLSEFTGCAIEFPQAILANPYSERAMDAAMDQALDMAPDEARARMAAMYETVRRYDVARWAEHTFERFAEIGQFDQTTDPATLKAG
- a CDS encoding HAD family hydrolase encodes the protein MTRYNLILATDLDGTFLGGSDQERRDLYQALSARNDALLIFVSGRDIGFIRELVAEPGMPHPDYVIGDVGTTVVAGRDFQIVHEVQGPIGALWDNAGPRVKDMLAAEPGIRLQPTPFERRVSYWYDPDTLDPRTLAKIEDAGFDWLLSASTFLDVLPKGVAKGPTLLKLIDTLDLPADRVLVAGDTLNDLSLFETGLKGVAVGNSEPPLVEQLTDKPWVYRSTGHGAAGIAEAIRHFGLT
- a CDS encoding NAD(P)H-dependent glycerol-3-phosphate dehydrogenase, which encodes MTTDGIAASSNSSTAAPRPGAHPAPSPSPLPSPSPLPDDQQTPTARLKPFRTVTVVGGGAWGSALAMVADRAGCATRLWIREADAVAAINSGGRNPFLPDHDMPAAIRVGNDLAETLNGTDLVLLVVPSQFLRAVASDVERHLAPGVPVVICSKGIERDTGLMMTQVIAETMPDRPQAVLSGPSFAAEVAQGQPTAVTIASADVQRTDDADDDELIDADEAGAALASSLAARIAVTLSTRDFRPYLSDDLTGVEVGGAVKNVLAIACGIAAGRGLGSNPRAAIITRGLAELKRLAQALGGRRETVTGLAGIGDLTLTCSSEQSRNFTFGLALGRGATPDEALAGKSAVVEGAVNAETVTALARRLGVEMPICEAVHAIIKGRLDIDAAMTALLTRPIRAESRALEPVVALSNPAHAGNRADDRTGARTGDSDAGDLLTAITEA